A genomic window from Dermacentor silvarum isolate Dsil-2018 chromosome 9, BIME_Dsil_1.4, whole genome shotgun sequence includes:
- the LOC125940245 gene encoding uncharacterized protein LOC125940245, with product MAIVELLGTAGHVRDDIVSIRAKCLPQTSIDKLAYDVELIASHLKAVLKTMVIRDSPECYINQVRFLYDAVQPPDMGLKCGNFFKLDTPLVVTMAGAIITFAVILVQTVDQARN from the exons atggcaatcgtggagctcctaggcactgcgggtcacgtccGGGACGACATTGTCTCCATACGCGCCAAGTGTTTGCCGCAGACGAGCATCGACAAGCTTGCCTACGATGTGGAGCTCATC GCAAGCCACCTGAAAGCCGTCCTCAAGACCATGGTGATTAGGGACTCTCCAGAGTGCTACATTAACCAG GTTAGGTTCCTTTACGACGCTGTCCAGCCGCCTGACATGGGGCTGAAATGCGGCAACTTCTTCAAGCTTGACACGCCGCTCGTTGTGACG aTGGCTGGCGCAATAATCACCTTCGCCGTCATTCTCGTACAGACGGTGGACCAAGCTCGAAACTAG
- the LOC119464216 gene encoding uncharacterized protein LOC119464216, whose product MDVVTRHAIELSDTHRFFTKSLLVLLHVVVIIKACCNFLTMAVGARRILEFLQKADAFEKEVGIPSCLCCGQRNYLWTDIGGIVTFTAYFVSYTAALIHQEQKVNHDGQLSTREIVDRVCGFFAALLFFTYDSVNFVALRHSAEVLQRYVLYLKHCIDGFVGCKVIGCEKEAAQKIQAVRLRLCTVLELKSAINAIWQRSIVVSSVGLLLVTCISLYTIITEGLRKTELWIAIGYSAFTSYEFLELARVSQSLSNALQAIKDSCRKTPTMDSTTAYSHQVQYLHSTINPDDISLNGSDFFKINLSLLVSMAGSIITYTVILVQTSPEYEATPTCQPALEATTTPAIT is encoded by the exons ATGGACGTCGTCACGAGGCACGCCATCGAGCTCAGCGACACTCATCGCTTCTTCACCAAGTCCCTACTCGTCCTCTTGCACGTTGTGGTCATCATCAAAGCCTGCTGTAACTTCCTCACCATGGCGGTTGGCGCCCGGAGAATACTCGAGTTCTTGCAGAAGGCCGATGCCTTCGAGAAAGAG GTTGGCATCCCGTCCTGCCTGTGCTGCGGCCAGAGGAACTACCTCTGGACTGATATTGGAGGCATCGTAACTTTCACCGCGTACTTCGTCAGCTACACCGCAGCCCTGATCCACCAGGAACAAAAGGTCAACCACGACGGCCAGCTGAGCACGCGCGAGATTGTGGATCGGGTGTGCGGGTTCTTCGCCGCCTTGTTGTTCTTCACGTACGACAGCGTCAACTTCGTCGCGCTCAGACACTCGGCGGAG GTCTTGCAACGCTACGTCCTCTACCTCAAGCACTGCATCGACGGGTTTGTCGGCTGCAAGGTGATCGGCTGCGAAAAGGAGGCTGCGCAGAAGATCCAGGCGGTGCGTCTGCGCCTCTGCACCGTGCTCGAGCTGAAGAGCGCCATCAACGCCATCTGGCAGAGGTCGATCGTGGTGTCCAGCGTGGGGCTCCTCCTGGTCACGTGCATCTCTCTCTACACCATCATCACAGAGGGGCTGAGGAAGACCGAGCTGTGGATAGCCATCGGCTACTCGGCCTTCACGTCGTACGAGTTTCTCGAGCTGGCCAGAGTGAGCCAGTCCCTGTCTAATGCA CTCCAAGCGATCAAGGATTCCTGCCGAAAGACACCGACCATGGACAGCACAACGGCCTACAGTCATCAG GTCCAATACTTGCACAGCACGATCAACCCTGACGACATCAGCCTCAATGGAAGCGACTTCTTCAAAATTAACTTGTCACTTCTCGTTTCG ATGGCGGGTTCCATTATAACGTACACGGTCATACTGGTTCAGACAAGCCCGGAGTACGAGGCGACACCGACGTGCCAACCTGCCCTCGAGGCTACGACCACGCCCGCTATTACGTAA